One Silene latifolia isolate original U9 population chromosome 4, ASM4854445v1, whole genome shotgun sequence DNA segment encodes these proteins:
- the LOC141653667 gene encoding putative inactive ATP-dependent zinc metalloprotease FTSHI 1, chloroplastic — translation MCTKDALFPARVYQPFPINIINLSNSRISPIIIRKHLGEFNSSRKIRVEVNSNRRRRPTFSCKSSNLGGNTSNSDDFITRVLKENPSQVEPRFKIGENVYTLTEKEKLNKRFDSGFFEVLKKLNLNLKGIVKKNAVSDGKKMEGNVYLKDILRNYKGKLYVPEQLFGTTLSEEEEFDRNFEALPKMSYEEFVKFMRTGKVKLLTFKEESGMISGNGVGDFIVELKETPGDKSLHLSKWAMRLEANQAQLILADYTGPLYEIETRMTSSVGKFPEYPNPVASSISSRIMVEFGMVTIVLTAAALIVGSFLASAVFAATSFVFVATVYIVWPVVKPFLKIFLGVIFGILERMWDNLADSFSDGGVFSKISQIYTFGGVASSIEMLKPILIVLVTMVLLVRFTLSRRPKNFRKWDIWQGIDFSQSKPQARVDGSTGVTFGDVAGIEEAVEELQELVNYLKNPDLFDKIGIKPPHGVLLEGPPGCGKTLVAKAIAGEAGVPFYQMAGSEFVEVLVGVGSARIRDLFKRAKVNKPSVIFIDEIDALATRRQGIFSDSTDNLYNAATQERETTLNQLLIELDGFDTGKGVIFLGATNRMDLLDPALLRPGRFDRKIRVRPPNAKGRLAILKVHAQKVKLSPSVDLSSYANDLPGWTGARLAQLLQEAALVAARKGHEEVEQFDIDDAVDRLTVGPKRVGIELGNQGQCRRATTEVGTAITSHLLRRIENAKVECCDRVSITPRGQMLSQVVYHRLDDESYLFERRPQLLHRLQVFLGGRAAEEVIYGRDTSVASVNYLADATWLARKITTIWNLENPMVIHGEPPPWRKNPKFVGPRLDFEGSLYDDHDLIEPPINFNLDDQVAKRTEELLREMYAKTLSLLKQHHAALLKTVKVLLNQKEISGAEIDYILDNYPAETPVSLLLEEEHPSSLPLFSEGRGRKLEHALATSTSGEMV, via the exons ATGTGCACAAAGGACGCCCTTTTCCCAGCTAGGGTTTATCAACCCTTTCCAATTAATATCATCAATCTCAGCAATTCACGAATTTCCCCAATTATAATCAGAAAACACTTGGGTGAGTTCAATTCttcaagaaaaattagggttgaaGTTAATTCCAACCGTCGAAGAAGACCCACATTTTCATGCAAATCAAGTAATTTAGGGGGAAATACAAGTAATTCAGATGATTTTataactagggttttgaaggaaAACCCTAGTCAAGTAGAACCCAGATTTAAGATTGGGGAAAATGTTTATACATTGACAGAAAAAGAGAAGTTGAACAAAAGATTTGATTCTGGGTTTTTCGAGGTGTTGaagaaattgaatttgaatttgaaGGGCATTGTGAAGAAAAATGCGGTTTCTGATggtaaaaaaatggagggaaatgTGTATTTGAAGGATATTTTGAGGAATTATAAAGGGAAGTTGTATGTGCCTGAGCAATTGTTTGGAACTACTCTGTCTGAAGAAGAGGAATTCGATCGAAATTTCGAGGCTTTACCGAAAATGAGCTACGAGGAGTTTGTTAAGTTCATGAGGACTGGTAAGGTTAAGTTGTTGACATTTAAGGAGGAAAGTGGGATGATTTCTGGAAATGGTGTTGGTGATTTTATTGTTGAGCTTAAAGAAACTCCTGGGGATAAAAGCTTGCATCTTTCGAAATG GGCAATGAGGTTGGAAGCTAATCAGGCACAGTTGATTTTAGCAGATTACACTGGTCCTTTGTATGAGATTGAGACACGAATGACG TCATCAGTCGGAAAGTTTCCGGAATATCCTAATCCCGTTGCATCCTCAATATCAAGTAGAATTATGGTGGAATTTGGAATGGTTACAATAGTTCTGACAGCTGCTGCCTTGATTGTTGGAAGTTTCCTAGCTTCAGCTGTTTTTGCGGCCActagttttgtttttgttgccaCAGTATACATTGTCTGGCCTGTGGTCAAACCGTTTCTGAAAATCTTTCTGGGCGTCATATTTGGTATCTTGGAGAGGATGTGGGACAATCTTGCTGATAGCTTTAGTGATGGCGGGGTATTTTCCAAGATATCCCAGATTTATACTTTTGGCGGTGTAGCTTCCAGTATCGAGATGCTCAAACCAATCTTGATAGTGCTTGTGACTATGGTTCTCCTTGTTCGTTTTACTCTCTCAAGAAGACCAAAAAATTTCAGGAAGTGG GATATATGGCAAGGTATTGACTTTTCGCAATCCAAACCACAAGCACGTGTTGAT GGTTCGACTGGAGTTACTTTTGGTGATGTGGCTGGTATTGAAGAAGCAGTTGAAGAACTTCAAGAG CTGGTGAACTATTTGAAGAATCCGGATCTTTTTGATAAAATTGGGATAAAACCTCCACATGGAGTTCTTCTGGAAGGACCACCTGGCTGTGGAAAG ACTTTGGTTGCTAAAGCCATAGCTGGAGAAGCCGGCGTTCCATTTTACCAGATGGCTGGTTCAGAATTTGTTGAAGTGCTTGTTGGTGTTGGCTCTGCTCGTATCAGAGATTTATTTAAGAGAGCCAAG GTGAATAAGCCATCAGTCATATTCATCGATGAAATTGATGCATTAGCTACACG GCGTCAAGGAATATTCAGTGATTCAACTGACAACTTGTACAATGCAGCAACCCAAGAAAGAGAAACTACTTTGAATCAGCTTTTGATTGAACTCGATGGCTTTGATACTGGAAAGGGTGTCATATTTCTAGGCGCCACAAATCGAATGGATTTGTTGGATCCTGCACTTCTTAGGCCTGGTCGTTTTGATAGAAAG ATTAGGGTAAGACCCCCCAACGCCAAAGGAAGATTGGCTATACTTAAAGTCCATGCACAGAAAGTGAAACTGTCACCATCTGTGGATTTGTCGTCCTATGCAAATGACTTACCTG GATGGACAGGTGCTAGATTAGCTCAGCTGTTACAAGAGGCTGCTTTGGTAGCTGCCAGGAAAGGACATGAAGAGGTTGAGCAATTTGACATTGATGATGCAGTTGATCGATTGACAGTTGGACCAAAACGTGTGGGCATTGAGCTAGGGAACCAGGGACAATGTCGCAGGGCTACAACTGAAGTTGGCACTGCTATAACATCTCATTTATTGAGAAGAATTGAGAACGCAAAAGTGGAATGCTGTGATCGCGTGTCCATCACCCCACGAGGCCAG ATGTTATCCCAAGTTGTATATCATCGTCTTGATGACGAGTCATACCTGTTTGAGAGGCGGCCTCAGCTGCTGCATCGTCTACAG GTTTTCCTTGGCGGGAGAGCTGCTGAGGAAGTTATTTATGGACGTGATACATCGGTGGCTTCAGTTAACTATCTTGCTGATGCAACCTGGCTTGCTAGGAAAATTACTACTAT ATGGAATCTGGAAAACCCTATGGTTATACATGGAGAGCCACCTCCATGGAGAAAGAACCCTAAATTTGTGGGTCCACGACTGGACTTTGAAGGATCGTTGTATGATGACCATGACCTTATCGAACCACCGATTAATTTTAATTTGGATGATCAAGTTGCTAAGAGGACTGAAGAATTGTTACGGGAGATGTATGCGAAGACTCTCTCACTACTTAAACAGCACCATGCAGCCTTGCTCAAAACTGTTAAG GTTTTATTGAACCAAAAGGAGATTAGTGGAGCAGAAATAGACTATATCCTAGACAATTACCCTGCAGAAACACCAGTGAGCCTTCTTTTGGAGGAAGAACATCCCAGTAGCCTTCCACTCTTCAGTGAGGGCCGAGGTCGTAAGCTTGAGCATGCCTTGGCTACTTCAACAAGTGGTGAAATGGTATGA
- the LOC141653664 gene encoding SUN domain-containing protein 5 isoform X1 — MKKGQSVGLNVNKCSSSKNVINSNCSKINNNNLGDKRSNNSSSFYELCLSFLWCFVFLFYCEVCLSDGHGEAHQYSKFTGGPSHTELGNNGNIPVGSIGLSNYTESMYLNVNITMNINVTNIQGLDSPNCSCSLPRPNSMEDLAFYMLGSGYNGLVCKMAPRMNRLEDYQHGKAIHPTYDTASQEKTVVSLRKEVNFTHRLEPDGTAYNYASADKGAKVVAHNKDAKGASNILGKDHDKYLINPCSVSGKFVVVELADEILVDSVKIANFEHYSSNFKEVELWGSLTYPTESWSLMGKFVAANVKHAQTFVLPEPKWATYLNLSLVSHYGSEHYCILSVLEVYGVDAIERMLEDLMVAPGKSLVNQLLSKPNTTEVLSSVGVQNVTSEVHNGGDSTGRGAERVSEDQKVSVDASKIPGPTIPDPVVVKPSSRIPGDTVLKILMQKVRSLELNLSVLEEYLKEVSQKQDDAIPQINKEISSVTSILENARKEIQELVEWKENTDKQLEDMDSWKAVISSQIDELISENRILRSHVESVQNDQASLQNKELAVLVVSFFFLCIAFLKLLSKRVLLSFGGSRGNDVYSSSRGWLLILLSSSITMLITLC, encoded by the exons ATGAAGAAGGGTCAAAGTGTTGGGTTAAATGTGAATAAATGTAGTAGCAGTAAAAATGTTATAAATAGTAACTGCTcaaagattaataataataacctTGGTGATAAAAGAAGCAATAATAGTAGTAGCTTCTATgagctttgtctttccttccTTTGGTgctttgttttcttgttttacTGTGAAGTTTGTCTCAGTGATGGCCATGGag AGGCTCACCAGTATTCTAAATTTACAGGCGGTCCGTCCCATACTGAGCTGGGAAACAATGGAAATATACCTGTTGGTAGCATCGGTTTAAGCAACTACACAGAGAGCATGTATTTAAACGTCAACATAACCATGAACATTAATGTCACCAACATTCAAGGGCTTGATTCTCCGAATTGTAGTTGCTCGCTTCCTAGGCCTAACAGTATGGAGGACCTGGCCTTTTACATGTTAGGATCAGGATACAACGGTTTAGTATGCAAAATGGCTCCTCGGATGAACAGGCTAGAGGACTACCAGCACGGAAAGGCTATACATCCCACTTATGATACAGCATCGCAGGAAAAGACTGTAGTGTCCTTGCGCAAAGAAGTGAATTTCACCCATAGACTTGAACCTGATGGAACTGCTTACAACTATGCGTCTGCAGATAAAGGTGCAAAGGTTGTGGCTCATAATAAGGATGCCAAGGGAGCGAGCAACATTCTAGGAAAGGATCACGACAAGTATCTAATTAACCCTTGTTCTGTATCAGGAAAATTTGTTGTCGTTGAGTTGGCTGATGAAATTTTGGTTGATTCAGTCAAGATTGCTAATTTTGAGCATTATTCATCGAATTTTAAGGAAGTCGAGTTGTGGGGAAGCTTGACTTATCCAACTGAGTCATGGTCGTTGATGGGTAAATTCGTTGCTGCTAATGTTAAGCATGCTCAGACATTTGTTCTGCCTGAACCCAAATGGGCTACTTACTTGAACCTTAGTCTAGTAAGTCATTATGGATCGGAACATTACTGTATATTGAGTGTCCTGGAAGTCTATGGTGTCGATGCTATTGAGCGGATGCTTGAAGATCTCATGGTGGCTCCAGGTAAGTCTTTAGTTAATCAACTACTCTCAAAGCCGAACACTACCGAAGTTTTGTCATCAGTGGGAGTTCAGAATGTCACTAGTGAAGTCCATAATGGCGGAGATTCTACCGGCAGAGGGGCAGAAAGAGTCAGTGAGGATCAAAAGGTGAGTGTTGATGCAAGTAAGATTCCTGGTCCCACTATTCCTGATCCAGTTGTGGTGAAGCCATCCAGCCGAATTCCAGGAGACACAGTCCTGAAGATCTTAATGCAAAAAGTGAGGTCATTGGAGTTAAATTTGTCGGTGTTGGAGGAGTATCTCAAAGAAGTTAGCCAGAAACAAGATGATGCCATACCTCAAATCAACAAAGAAATATCAAGCGTAACTTCTATTCTGGAAAATGCACGAAAGGAAATCCAGGAACTAGTTGAATGGAAGGAAAATACG GATAAGCAACTAGAAGATATGGACTCATGGAAAGCTGTCATCTCCTCTCAAATTGATGAGCTGATCAGCGAAAATAGGATCCTTAG ATCCCATGTTGAAAGTGTACAGAATGACCAGGCGAGTCTGCAGAATAAAGAACTAGCGGTCTTGGTAGTGAGCTTCTTTTTCTTATGCATAGCGTTCCTAAAGCTGCTCTCTAAGAGAGTTTTGTTGAGTTTCGGAGGTTCTAGAGGGAATGATGTTTACAGCTCTAGCCGAGGCTGGTTATTAATACTTCTGAGCAGTAGTATTACGATGCTAATAACTTTATGTTAG
- the LOC141653664 gene encoding SUN domain-containing protein 5 isoform X2, with amino-acid sequence MKKGQSVGLNVNKCSSSKNVINSNCSKINNNNLGDKRSNNSSSFYELCLSFLWCFVFLFYCEVCLSDGHGGGPSHTELGNNGNIPVGSIGLSNYTESMYLNVNITMNINVTNIQGLDSPNCSCSLPRPNSMEDLAFYMLGSGYNGLVCKMAPRMNRLEDYQHGKAIHPTYDTASQEKTVVSLRKEVNFTHRLEPDGTAYNYASADKGAKVVAHNKDAKGASNILGKDHDKYLINPCSVSGKFVVVELADEILVDSVKIANFEHYSSNFKEVELWGSLTYPTESWSLMGKFVAANVKHAQTFVLPEPKWATYLNLSLVSHYGSEHYCILSVLEVYGVDAIERMLEDLMVAPGKSLVNQLLSKPNTTEVLSSVGVQNVTSEVHNGGDSTGRGAERVSEDQKVSVDASKIPGPTIPDPVVVKPSSRIPGDTVLKILMQKVRSLELNLSVLEEYLKEVSQKQDDAIPQINKEISSVTSILENARKEIQELVEWKENTDKQLEDMDSWKAVISSQIDELISENRILRSHVESVQNDQASLQNKELAVLVVSFFFLCIAFLKLLSKRVLLSFGGSRGNDVYSSSRGWLLILLSSSITMLITLC; translated from the exons ATGAAGAAGGGTCAAAGTGTTGGGTTAAATGTGAATAAATGTAGTAGCAGTAAAAATGTTATAAATAGTAACTGCTcaaagattaataataataacctTGGTGATAAAAGAAGCAATAATAGTAGTAGCTTCTATgagctttgtctttccttccTTTGGTgctttgttttcttgttttacTGTGAAGTTTGTCTCAGTGATGGCCATGGag GCGGTCCGTCCCATACTGAGCTGGGAAACAATGGAAATATACCTGTTGGTAGCATCGGTTTAAGCAACTACACAGAGAGCATGTATTTAAACGTCAACATAACCATGAACATTAATGTCACCAACATTCAAGGGCTTGATTCTCCGAATTGTAGTTGCTCGCTTCCTAGGCCTAACAGTATGGAGGACCTGGCCTTTTACATGTTAGGATCAGGATACAACGGTTTAGTATGCAAAATGGCTCCTCGGATGAACAGGCTAGAGGACTACCAGCACGGAAAGGCTATACATCCCACTTATGATACAGCATCGCAGGAAAAGACTGTAGTGTCCTTGCGCAAAGAAGTGAATTTCACCCATAGACTTGAACCTGATGGAACTGCTTACAACTATGCGTCTGCAGATAAAGGTGCAAAGGTTGTGGCTCATAATAAGGATGCCAAGGGAGCGAGCAACATTCTAGGAAAGGATCACGACAAGTATCTAATTAACCCTTGTTCTGTATCAGGAAAATTTGTTGTCGTTGAGTTGGCTGATGAAATTTTGGTTGATTCAGTCAAGATTGCTAATTTTGAGCATTATTCATCGAATTTTAAGGAAGTCGAGTTGTGGGGAAGCTTGACTTATCCAACTGAGTCATGGTCGTTGATGGGTAAATTCGTTGCTGCTAATGTTAAGCATGCTCAGACATTTGTTCTGCCTGAACCCAAATGGGCTACTTACTTGAACCTTAGTCTAGTAAGTCATTATGGATCGGAACATTACTGTATATTGAGTGTCCTGGAAGTCTATGGTGTCGATGCTATTGAGCGGATGCTTGAAGATCTCATGGTGGCTCCAGGTAAGTCTTTAGTTAATCAACTACTCTCAAAGCCGAACACTACCGAAGTTTTGTCATCAGTGGGAGTTCAGAATGTCACTAGTGAAGTCCATAATGGCGGAGATTCTACCGGCAGAGGGGCAGAAAGAGTCAGTGAGGATCAAAAGGTGAGTGTTGATGCAAGTAAGATTCCTGGTCCCACTATTCCTGATCCAGTTGTGGTGAAGCCATCCAGCCGAATTCCAGGAGACACAGTCCTGAAGATCTTAATGCAAAAAGTGAGGTCATTGGAGTTAAATTTGTCGGTGTTGGAGGAGTATCTCAAAGAAGTTAGCCAGAAACAAGATGATGCCATACCTCAAATCAACAAAGAAATATCAAGCGTAACTTCTATTCTGGAAAATGCACGAAAGGAAATCCAGGAACTAGTTGAATGGAAGGAAAATACG GATAAGCAACTAGAAGATATGGACTCATGGAAAGCTGTCATCTCCTCTCAAATTGATGAGCTGATCAGCGAAAATAGGATCCTTAG ATCCCATGTTGAAAGTGTACAGAATGACCAGGCGAGTCTGCAGAATAAAGAACTAGCGGTCTTGGTAGTGAGCTTCTTTTTCTTATGCATAGCGTTCCTAAAGCTGCTCTCTAAGAGAGTTTTGTTGAGTTTCGGAGGTTCTAGAGGGAATGATGTTTACAGCTCTAGCCGAGGCTGGTTATTAATACTTCTGAGCAGTAGTATTACGATGCTAATAACTTTATGTTAG
- the LOC141653664 gene encoding SUN domain-containing protein 5 isoform X4 has protein sequence MMSNFKSNQLSFQFLTFCGGPSHTELGNNGNIPVGSIGLSNYTESMYLNVNITMNINVTNIQGLDSPNCSCSLPRPNSMEDLAFYMLGSGYNGLVCKMAPRMNRLEDYQHGKAIHPTYDTASQEKTVVSLRKEVNFTHRLEPDGTAYNYASADKGAKVVAHNKDAKGASNILGKDHDKYLINPCSVSGKFVVVELADEILVDSVKIANFEHYSSNFKEVELWGSLTYPTESWSLMGKFVAANVKHAQTFVLPEPKWATYLNLSLVSHYGSEHYCILSVLEVYGVDAIERMLEDLMVAPGKSLVNQLLSKPNTTEVLSSVGVQNVTSEVHNGGDSTGRGAERVSEDQKVSVDASKIPGPTIPDPVVVKPSSRIPGDTVLKILMQKVRSLELNLSVLEEYLKEVSQKQDDAIPQINKEISSVTSILENARKEIQELVEWKENTDKQLEDMDSWKAVISSQIDELISENRILRSHVESVQNDQASLQNKELAVLVVSFFFLCIAFLKLLSKRVLLSFGGSRGNDVYSSSRGWLLILLSSSITMLITLC, from the exons ATGATGAGTAATTTCAAATCAAATCAATTGTCTTTTCAATTCCTGACATTTTGTG GCGGTCCGTCCCATACTGAGCTGGGAAACAATGGAAATATACCTGTTGGTAGCATCGGTTTAAGCAACTACACAGAGAGCATGTATTTAAACGTCAACATAACCATGAACATTAATGTCACCAACATTCAAGGGCTTGATTCTCCGAATTGTAGTTGCTCGCTTCCTAGGCCTAACAGTATGGAGGACCTGGCCTTTTACATGTTAGGATCAGGATACAACGGTTTAGTATGCAAAATGGCTCCTCGGATGAACAGGCTAGAGGACTACCAGCACGGAAAGGCTATACATCCCACTTATGATACAGCATCGCAGGAAAAGACTGTAGTGTCCTTGCGCAAAGAAGTGAATTTCACCCATAGACTTGAACCTGATGGAACTGCTTACAACTATGCGTCTGCAGATAAAGGTGCAAAGGTTGTGGCTCATAATAAGGATGCCAAGGGAGCGAGCAACATTCTAGGAAAGGATCACGACAAGTATCTAATTAACCCTTGTTCTGTATCAGGAAAATTTGTTGTCGTTGAGTTGGCTGATGAAATTTTGGTTGATTCAGTCAAGATTGCTAATTTTGAGCATTATTCATCGAATTTTAAGGAAGTCGAGTTGTGGGGAAGCTTGACTTATCCAACTGAGTCATGGTCGTTGATGGGTAAATTCGTTGCTGCTAATGTTAAGCATGCTCAGACATTTGTTCTGCCTGAACCCAAATGGGCTACTTACTTGAACCTTAGTCTAGTAAGTCATTATGGATCGGAACATTACTGTATATTGAGTGTCCTGGAAGTCTATGGTGTCGATGCTATTGAGCGGATGCTTGAAGATCTCATGGTGGCTCCAGGTAAGTCTTTAGTTAATCAACTACTCTCAAAGCCGAACACTACCGAAGTTTTGTCATCAGTGGGAGTTCAGAATGTCACTAGTGAAGTCCATAATGGCGGAGATTCTACCGGCAGAGGGGCAGAAAGAGTCAGTGAGGATCAAAAGGTGAGTGTTGATGCAAGTAAGATTCCTGGTCCCACTATTCCTGATCCAGTTGTGGTGAAGCCATCCAGCCGAATTCCAGGAGACACAGTCCTGAAGATCTTAATGCAAAAAGTGAGGTCATTGGAGTTAAATTTGTCGGTGTTGGAGGAGTATCTCAAAGAAGTTAGCCAGAAACAAGATGATGCCATACCTCAAATCAACAAAGAAATATCAAGCGTAACTTCTATTCTGGAAAATGCACGAAAGGAAATCCAGGAACTAGTTGAATGGAAGGAAAATACG GATAAGCAACTAGAAGATATGGACTCATGGAAAGCTGTCATCTCCTCTCAAATTGATGAGCTGATCAGCGAAAATAGGATCCTTAG ATCCCATGTTGAAAGTGTACAGAATGACCAGGCGAGTCTGCAGAATAAAGAACTAGCGGTCTTGGTAGTGAGCTTCTTTTTCTTATGCATAGCGTTCCTAAAGCTGCTCTCTAAGAGAGTTTTGTTGAGTTTCGGAGGTTCTAGAGGGAATGATGTTTACAGCTCTAGCCGAGGCTGGTTATTAATACTTCTGAGCAGTAGTATTACGATGCTAATAACTTTATGTTAG
- the LOC141653664 gene encoding SUN domain-containing protein 5 isoform X3, whose product MMSNFKSNQLSFQFLTFCEAHQYSKFTGGPSHTELGNNGNIPVGSIGLSNYTESMYLNVNITMNINVTNIQGLDSPNCSCSLPRPNSMEDLAFYMLGSGYNGLVCKMAPRMNRLEDYQHGKAIHPTYDTASQEKTVVSLRKEVNFTHRLEPDGTAYNYASADKGAKVVAHNKDAKGASNILGKDHDKYLINPCSVSGKFVVVELADEILVDSVKIANFEHYSSNFKEVELWGSLTYPTESWSLMGKFVAANVKHAQTFVLPEPKWATYLNLSLVSHYGSEHYCILSVLEVYGVDAIERMLEDLMVAPGKSLVNQLLSKPNTTEVLSSVGVQNVTSEVHNGGDSTGRGAERVSEDQKVSVDASKIPGPTIPDPVVVKPSSRIPGDTVLKILMQKVRSLELNLSVLEEYLKEVSQKQDDAIPQINKEISSVTSILENARKEIQELVEWKENTDKQLEDMDSWKAVISSQIDELISENRILRSHVESVQNDQASLQNKELAVLVVSFFFLCIAFLKLLSKRVLLSFGGSRGNDVYSSSRGWLLILLSSSITMLITLC is encoded by the exons ATGATGAGTAATTTCAAATCAAATCAATTGTCTTTTCAATTCCTGACATTTTGTG AGGCTCACCAGTATTCTAAATTTACAGGCGGTCCGTCCCATACTGAGCTGGGAAACAATGGAAATATACCTGTTGGTAGCATCGGTTTAAGCAACTACACAGAGAGCATGTATTTAAACGTCAACATAACCATGAACATTAATGTCACCAACATTCAAGGGCTTGATTCTCCGAATTGTAGTTGCTCGCTTCCTAGGCCTAACAGTATGGAGGACCTGGCCTTTTACATGTTAGGATCAGGATACAACGGTTTAGTATGCAAAATGGCTCCTCGGATGAACAGGCTAGAGGACTACCAGCACGGAAAGGCTATACATCCCACTTATGATACAGCATCGCAGGAAAAGACTGTAGTGTCCTTGCGCAAAGAAGTGAATTTCACCCATAGACTTGAACCTGATGGAACTGCTTACAACTATGCGTCTGCAGATAAAGGTGCAAAGGTTGTGGCTCATAATAAGGATGCCAAGGGAGCGAGCAACATTCTAGGAAAGGATCACGACAAGTATCTAATTAACCCTTGTTCTGTATCAGGAAAATTTGTTGTCGTTGAGTTGGCTGATGAAATTTTGGTTGATTCAGTCAAGATTGCTAATTTTGAGCATTATTCATCGAATTTTAAGGAAGTCGAGTTGTGGGGAAGCTTGACTTATCCAACTGAGTCATGGTCGTTGATGGGTAAATTCGTTGCTGCTAATGTTAAGCATGCTCAGACATTTGTTCTGCCTGAACCCAAATGGGCTACTTACTTGAACCTTAGTCTAGTAAGTCATTATGGATCGGAACATTACTGTATATTGAGTGTCCTGGAAGTCTATGGTGTCGATGCTATTGAGCGGATGCTTGAAGATCTCATGGTGGCTCCAGGTAAGTCTTTAGTTAATCAACTACTCTCAAAGCCGAACACTACCGAAGTTTTGTCATCAGTGGGAGTTCAGAATGTCACTAGTGAAGTCCATAATGGCGGAGATTCTACCGGCAGAGGGGCAGAAAGAGTCAGTGAGGATCAAAAGGTGAGTGTTGATGCAAGTAAGATTCCTGGTCCCACTATTCCTGATCCAGTTGTGGTGAAGCCATCCAGCCGAATTCCAGGAGACACAGTCCTGAAGATCTTAATGCAAAAAGTGAGGTCATTGGAGTTAAATTTGTCGGTGTTGGAGGAGTATCTCAAAGAAGTTAGCCAGAAACAAGATGATGCCATACCTCAAATCAACAAAGAAATATCAAGCGTAACTTCTATTCTGGAAAATGCACGAAAGGAAATCCAGGAACTAGTTGAATGGAAGGAAAATACG GATAAGCAACTAGAAGATATGGACTCATGGAAAGCTGTCATCTCCTCTCAAATTGATGAGCTGATCAGCGAAAATAGGATCCTTAG ATCCCATGTTGAAAGTGTACAGAATGACCAGGCGAGTCTGCAGAATAAAGAACTAGCGGTCTTGGTAGTGAGCTTCTTTTTCTTATGCATAGCGTTCCTAAAGCTGCTCTCTAAGAGAGTTTTGTTGAGTTTCGGAGGTTCTAGAGGGAATGATGTTTACAGCTCTAGCCGAGGCTGGTTATTAATACTTCTGAGCAGTAGTATTACGATGCTAATAACTTTATGTTAG